One stretch of Pandoraea oxalativorans DNA includes these proteins:
- a CDS encoding amino acid ABC transporter ATP-binding protein: protein MSEVKTTNGAPILKIEGLGKAYGSHQVLKGIDFEVQSRQVVVVIGPSGSGKSTFLRCCNGLETAEQGTIEIVGKKLVDHGKMMGENALNHLRTEVGMVFQSFNLFPHLTVLDNVTLAPRKLRGMKHADAEKLARELLTKVGLAAKADVYPGTLSGGQKQRVAIARALAMQPQVMLFDEPTSALDPELVGEVLQVMKALANDGMTMLVVTHEMGFAREVADVVVVMDQGRIIEAGSPEQIFTAPREARTREFLQAVISRSA, encoded by the coding sequence ATGAGCGAAGTGAAGACAACCAACGGCGCCCCGATTCTGAAGATCGAAGGGCTGGGCAAGGCTTACGGCAGCCATCAGGTGCTCAAGGGCATCGACTTCGAAGTGCAGTCGCGTCAGGTCGTCGTGGTCATCGGCCCGAGCGGTTCGGGCAAGAGCACGTTCCTGCGTTGCTGCAACGGGCTGGAAACGGCCGAGCAGGGCACCATCGAGATCGTCGGCAAGAAGCTCGTCGATCACGGCAAGATGATGGGCGAGAACGCACTGAATCATCTGCGCACGGAAGTGGGCATGGTGTTCCAGTCGTTCAATCTGTTCCCGCATCTGACAGTGCTCGATAACGTGACGCTCGCTCCGCGCAAGCTGCGCGGTATGAAGCACGCCGACGCCGAAAAGCTCGCTCGCGAATTGCTCACCAAGGTGGGTCTCGCCGCGAAGGCTGATGTCTACCCGGGCACGCTGTCGGGTGGCCAGAAGCAGCGCGTGGCGATTGCCCGCGCACTCGCCATGCAGCCGCAGGTCATGCTGTTCGACGAACCGACGTCGGCCCTCGATCCGGAACTGGTCGGCGAAGTGCTGCAAGTCATGAAGGCGCTCGCGAACGACGGGATGACGATGCTCGTCGTCACGCACGAAATGGGCTTCGCTCGCGAAGTCGCCGACGTGGTGGTCGTGATGGATCAAGGCCGCATCATCGAAGCCGGCTCGCCGGAGCAGATCTTCACTGCGCCGCGCGAAGCGCGTACGCGTGAATTCCTGCAAGCGGTCATTTCGCGTTCGGCGTAA
- a CDS encoding amino acid ABC transporter permease, giving the protein MELDFSPVWANWTDLARGALVTVEVTACALALGCVLGLLVGMGRLNPANRIRYGICTAYVTFIRGTPLLVQLFILFFGLPQFNILLPAFVCGVLGLGIYSGAYVSEIVRGAIQSIERGQMEAARSLGMPYGQAMRSVILPQAVVRMIPPLGNEFIALIKNSALVSLLTIHDVMHEGQKIISVSYRSLEVYLAIAFVYLILTGVTTLLLQRAEKSLRAGGAVQ; this is encoded by the coding sequence ATGGAACTCGATTTTTCGCCGGTGTGGGCAAACTGGACGGACCTGGCGCGTGGCGCGCTCGTGACCGTCGAAGTCACCGCCTGTGCCCTGGCCCTCGGCTGTGTCCTGGGTTTGCTGGTCGGCATGGGCCGACTCAATCCGGCCAACCGCATTCGCTACGGCATCTGTACCGCTTACGTCACGTTCATTCGTGGCACGCCGCTGCTGGTGCAGCTTTTCATCCTGTTCTTTGGTCTGCCTCAGTTCAATATTCTGCTGCCGGCGTTTGTGTGCGGCGTGCTGGGTCTGGGCATCTATAGCGGTGCTTACGTCTCGGAAATCGTGCGTGGCGCCATCCAGTCGATCGAGCGCGGTCAGATGGAAGCCGCCCGCTCGCTCGGCATGCCTTACGGTCAGGCCATGCGCTCGGTGATTCTGCCGCAGGCCGTGGTGCGCATGATCCCGCCGCTGGGCAACGAATTCATCGCGCTGATCAAGAACTCCGCCCTTGTATCGCTGCTCACGATTCATGACGTGATGCACGAAGGTCAGAAGATCATCAGCGTGTCGTATCGATCGCTGGAAGTGTATCTGGCGATTGCATTTGTTTATCTGATTCTGACCGGTGTCACTACGCTGTTGCTGCAGCGCGCCGAGAAGTCCCTGCGTGCCGGAGGCGCCGTGCAATGA
- a CDS encoding transporter substrate-binding domain-containing protein encodes MKLRHILFTMALAVTCSSKVFAADDVLRVATDATFPPFEYVDNGKRTGFDVEMVEALGKAMGKKVEWTDIDFKGLIPAVLSKRVDVAASAIYITDERLKAVNFTHPYYTGGLAIMVKADNTSIKEPADLNGKKVSVQVGTKSVQFLTENYPKVARVEVEKNDQMFELMKIGRADAAVTGKPAALLYAKANPSVKVLDKTLTVERYGFALRKDDKALTEEMNKALEKVRADGTYAALVTKYFGTSK; translated from the coding sequence ATGAAATTGCGTCACATCCTGTTCACGATGGCGCTGGCCGTCACCTGCTCGAGCAAGGTCTTCGCTGCTGACGACGTGCTGCGTGTTGCCACCGACGCCACGTTCCCCCCGTTCGAATATGTGGATAACGGCAAGCGCACCGGCTTCGACGTCGAAATGGTCGAAGCGCTGGGCAAGGCCATGGGCAAGAAGGTCGAGTGGACGGATATCGACTTCAAGGGTCTGATCCCGGCCGTGCTGTCCAAGCGTGTCGACGTGGCCGCTTCGGCGATCTACATCACCGACGAACGCCTGAAGGCCGTGAACTTCACGCACCCGTATTACACCGGCGGTCTGGCCATCATGGTCAAGGCCGACAACACCAGCATCAAGGAACCGGCCGATCTGAACGGCAAGAAGGTGTCGGTGCAGGTCGGTACGAAGTCGGTGCAGTTCCTGACGGAAAACTACCCGAAGGTCGCGCGCGTGGAAGTCGAGAAGAACGACCAGATGTTCGAACTCATGAAGATCGGCCGTGCCGACGCCGCTGTGACGGGCAAGCCCGCAGCGCTGCTGTACGCCAAGGCCAACCCGAGCGTCAAGGTGCTCGACAAGACCCTGACCGTCGAGCGTTATGGCTTCGCGCTGCGCAAGGACGACAAGGCGCTGACCGAAGAAATGAACAAGGCGCTGGAAAAGGTGCGTGCTGACGGCACGTACGCCGCGCTCGTGACCAAGTACTTCGGTACCTCGAAGTAA
- a CDS encoding IclR family transcriptional regulator produces the protein MDTTEAHSVSERVLQVLVTVARHGRPIAAREIAAQTSLPLSTVYRHLVPLKKWGLVQEHAHEALYEPGPVGVQLAWGFDHNSHLVTQAREEIDALVQRTGETVGLLVAANGQVVCLDMHESEQSLRCSFAKGRAHPLVHGASAKALLSFLPQTTRENLIGRQLAGQPVAQERLAAQIEEIRKQRYAVSESEVDFGVWGVSAPVFAAKERLEGTITLMAPAVRVAQRHEELIRLTVAAAERISNRLQYF, from the coding sequence ATGGACACCACCGAAGCTCATTCGGTCTCCGAGCGCGTACTGCAAGTCCTCGTGACTGTAGCGCGTCATGGACGCCCGATCGCGGCACGCGAGATCGCCGCGCAAACGAGCCTGCCGCTCTCTACGGTTTACCGCCACCTCGTTCCGCTCAAGAAGTGGGGGCTGGTACAAGAGCACGCCCATGAGGCGCTCTACGAACCGGGTCCGGTCGGCGTGCAATTGGCGTGGGGTTTCGACCACAACTCGCATCTTGTGACTCAGGCACGGGAAGAGATCGACGCCCTCGTGCAGCGCACCGGGGAGACGGTCGGTCTGCTCGTCGCCGCCAACGGTCAGGTCGTCTGCCTCGACATGCACGAGAGCGAGCAATCGCTGCGCTGCTCGTTTGCAAAAGGCCGTGCGCACCCGCTGGTGCATGGCGCCTCGGCCAAGGCCTTGCTCTCCTTCCTGCCCCAGACAACCCGCGAGAATCTGATTGGCCGTCAACTGGCTGGCCAGCCCGTCGCGCAGGAGCGTCTGGCCGCGCAGATCGAAGAGATTCGCAAGCAACGGTACGCCGTGTCGGAGAGCGAAGTAGATTTCGGCGTCTGGGGCGTGTCGGCCCCGGTCTTTGCCGCGAAGGAACGTCTGGAGGGCACCATCACGCTGATGGCGCCGGCCGTGCGTGTGGCGCAGCGCCACGAAGAGCTGATCCGCCTCACGGTGGCGGCAGCCGAGCGTATTTCGAATCGATTGCAGTACTTTTAA